In Hippoglossus stenolepis isolate QCI-W04-F060 chromosome 20, HSTE1.2, whole genome shotgun sequence, the following are encoded in one genomic region:
- the LOC118099104 gene encoding single-minded homolog 1, whose protein sequence is MKEKSKTAARTRREKENSEFYELAKMLPLPSAITSQLDKASIIRLTTSYLKMRIVFPQGLGEAWGHTSRARSLDNLGRELGSHLLQTLDGFIFVVAPDGKIMYISETASVHLGLSQVELTGNSIYEYVHPADHDEMTAVLTPHQPYSHLVQEYEMERSFFLRMKCVLAKRNAGLTSGGYKVIHCSGYLKIRQYSLDMSPFESCYQNVGLVAVGHSLPPSAVTEIKLHSNMFMFRASLDMKLIFLDSRVADLTGYEPQDLIEKTLYHHVHSCDTFHLRCAHHLLLVKGQVTTKYYRFLAKHGGWVWVQSYATIVHNSRSSRPHCIVSVNYVLTDTEYKGMQLSLDQMSPTKPAFPYANSHTEDRKSTKSRLPPAKAKARVSPYPQFSAFNPERSESDQDSQWGGSPLTDSASPQLLDPVEATETSCAYRLYPDSGSLCYGLGLSEEDLAHAQAHPHTTTCDRVRCQSSRYFLGTPQSGREVWWDATRSVLSLPKPSVENNEAYEITSYHGAIHGRGHWDEDSVVSSPDGGGSTSDSGERYHGDHFRASPREPSKMETLIRATQQMIKEEESRLQQHKAPLDVSGLAKAHSPCFNSSLPHHSQLNMPSVVCRGPGAPSIDLPSERLHHRDDIKVLGPHDNDENTTSPASLSRLSSPSSDGMPRSGLSLTKDYMATDLSPHHSQPQGSPLIYPTQERQPLDRQAAYALTGYSLEHLYDPENLRSYSGLACGGVQYDVASHVRMQAEQMQGHKATSVIITNGS, encoded by the exons ATGAAGGAGAAATCCAAAACGGCCGCAAGGACTAGACGGGAAAAGGAGAACAGTGAATTTTACGAGCTGGCCAAAATGTTGCCTCTACCGTCGGCCATCACCTCCCAGCTGGACAAGGCCTCCATCATCAGACTCACCACCAGTTACCTGAAGATGAGGATAGTTTTCCCTCAGG gtctgGGTGAGGCCTGGGGTCACACCAGTCGAGCAAGATCTCTGGACAACTTAGGTCGAGAGCTGGGGTCTCATTTGCTGCAG ACGTTGGACGGATTCATCTTCGTTGTGGCCCCGGATGGAAAGATCATGTACATCTCAGAGACGGCGTCGGTGCATCTAGGACTGTCTCAG GTAGAGTTGACTGGGAACAGTATTTATGAGTATGTCCATCCTGCCGACCACGATGAGATGACCGCTGTGCTCACTCCTCACCAGCCCTACTCTCACCTCGTCCAAG aatATGAAATGGAGCGATCTTTCTTTCTGCGGATGAAATGTGTGCTGGCAAAGAGAAACGCAGGCCTCACCAGCGGTGGATACAAG GTGATCCACTGCAGCGGCTACCTGAAGATCCGTCAGTACAGTCTGGACATGTCACCTTTCGAGAGCTGCTACCAGAACGTGGGTCTGGTTGCGGTGGGACACTCTCTGCCGCCCAGCGCCGTGACGGAGATCAAACTGCACAGCAACATGTTCATGTTCAGAGCCAGTCTGGACATGAAGCTCATCTTCCTGGACTCCAG GGTTGCCGATCTGACAGGTTATGAGCCCCAGGACCTAATAGAGAAAACTCTGTACCATCATGTCCACAGCTGTGACACCTTCCACCTCCGCTGTGCTCACCACCTCT TGCTGGTAAAAGGCCAAGTCACCACTAAGTATTATCGTTTCCTGGCCAAGCACGGTGGCTGGGTCTGGGTCCAGAGTTACGCCACAATCGTCCACAACAGCCGATCCTCAAGGCCTCACTGTATCGTCAGTGTCAACTACGTCCTCAC GGACACTGAGTATAAGGGTATGCAGCTGTCCTTGGACCAAATGAGCCCGACCAAGCCAGCCTTCCCCTACGCCAACAGTCACACTGAAGACAGGAAGAGCACCAAGTCACGTCTGCCCCCGGCGAAGGCCAAGGCCAGAGTGTCACCCTACCCACAG TTTTCCGCTTTCAATCCAGAGCGCTCGGAGTCAGACCAAGACAGCCAATGGGGAGGAAGCCCCCTGACTGACTCCGCATCTCCTCAGCTGTTGGATCCCGTTGAGGCGACCGAGACGTCTTGTGCCTACCGACTGTATCCAGACTCAGGCTCCCTGTGCTATGGCCTTGGTTTATCTGAAGAAGATCTCGCCCATGCCCAAGCACATCCGCACACCACCACCTGTGACCGCGTCCGATGCCAGAGCAGCCGATACTTCCTAGGAACCCCCCAGTCAGGAAGAGAGGTTTGGTGGGATGCCACACGCTCCGTTCTCTCGCTGCCGAAACCCTCGGTGGAGAACAACGAAGCCTACGAAATCACATCGTACCACGGAGCCATTCATG GTCGGGGTCACTGGGATGAAGACAGTGTAGTGAGTTCACCAGATGGAGGCGGGTCCACCAGCGATTCAGGTGAGCGTTACCACGGTGACCACTTTCGGGCAAGCCCCCGAGAGCCAAGCAAGATGGAGACCCTGATTCGTGCCACGCAGCAGATGATCAAAGAGGAAGAGAGccgtctgcagcagcacaaggCGCCGCTGGACGTCTCAGGGCTCGCCAAAGCTCACAGCCCATGCTTCAACTCCTCATTACCCCACCACTCCCAGCTCAACATGCCCAGTGTGGTGTGCCGAGGCCCCGGAGCACCCAGCATCGACCTCCCCTCTGAGCGCCTACATCACCGGGATGACATCAAAGTGCTTGGCCCCCATGACAATGACGAAAACACGACCAGTCCTGCTTCTTTATCTCGTCTCAGCAGCCCCAGCTCTGATGGGATGCCGAGGTCGGGCCTTTCCCTCACCAAAGACTACATGGCGACTGATCTGTCCCCCCACCATTCACAGCCCCAGGGGAGCCCGCTGATCTATCCGACCCAGGAGAGGCAGCCGTTGGACAGACAAGCAGCCTACGCTTTGACTGGGTACTCCCTGGAGCACCTGTATGACCCGGAGAACCTGCGGAGTTACTCGGGACTGGCCTGTGGAGGAGTCCAGTATGATGTGGCATCTCACGTGAGGATGCAGGCAGAGCAGATGCAGGGACACAAAGCCACCTCAGTTATCATAACCAACGGGAGCTGA